A stretch of Labilibaculum sp. DW002 DNA encodes these proteins:
- a CDS encoding SIMPL domain-containing protein, with the protein MKRNVIVLLTVFLSCTAMAQGQKNFIDQNYIEVKGVAEMEIVPNEIYLNIHIDEKDTKNKESVEVLEKQMFSALKKAGINLEKQLSVSDFGSNLKFHFMKRTNVMKSKDFELLVHDSKTLAKVFVELEKIKISNINILRVDHSDIEKYRREVKINAMKAGKEKATDLCEAIGQTVGKAIYINESSSHYKNEYANTAVRIRGMSSMAKMDVPNLDFQKIKLEYSVLLRFAIN; encoded by the coding sequence ATGAAAAGAAATGTAATTGTTTTATTGACCGTTTTTTTGAGTTGTACAGCTATGGCTCAAGGACAGAAGAACTTTATCGATCAGAATTATATTGAAGTAAAAGGGGTTGCTGAAATGGAGATTGTTCCTAACGAAATCTATTTAAATATTCATATAGACGAAAAAGACACCAAAAATAAAGAGAGTGTTGAAGTGTTGGAGAAGCAAATGTTCTCAGCATTGAAAAAGGCTGGTATAAACCTTGAGAAACAGCTTTCTGTATCTGATTTTGGAAGTAATTTAAAGTTTCACTTCATGAAAAGAACCAATGTAATGAAATCGAAAGATTTTGAATTGCTCGTTCATGATTCTAAAACACTTGCTAAGGTATTTGTAGAGCTTGAGAAAATTAAAATATCGAATATTAATATACTACGAGTAGATCATTCTGATATTGAAAAATATAGAAGAGAAGTTAAGATTAATGCAATGAAAGCTGGAAAAGAAAAAGCTACAGATTTATGTGAGGCAATAGGACAGACAGTAGGAAAAGCAATCTATATAAATGAAAGCTCGTCGCATTACAAAAATGAATATGCAAATACTGCCGTTCGAATTAGAGGAATGAGTAGCATGGCAAAAATGGATGTGCCGAATCTCGATTTTCAAAA